A single region of the Lotus japonicus ecotype B-129 chromosome 4, LjGifu_v1.2 genome encodes:
- the LOC130710863 gene encoding uncharacterized protein LOC130710863 encodes MDREIWEVNYFLPPIFREIGWDDEDYIHVQVDSDADELNEEFYFTLKMSHVVSNRKVLPAALIRFSMLHMKPSCCVLRDEFSRRYFFSLYIDTLGELTKAILEEDGLNLFNQMTGYGGCGLHGDRQEGSNCDSHWEG; translated from the exons ATGGATAGGGAAATCTGGGAGGTTAACTACTTTTTGCCACCTATCTTTCGTGAGATTGGCTGGGATGATGAAGACTATATACATGTTCAAGTTGATAGTGATGCAGATGAGCTTAATGAAGAGTTTTATTTTACACTGAAAATGTCTCATGTGGTCAGCAATAGGAAG GTTCTTCCTGCTGCTTTGATCAGGTTTTCTATGCTGCATATGAAGCCAAGTTGTTGTGTGTTGAGGGATGAATTCAGTAGGaggtactttttctctctctatattGACACACTAGGAGAGTTAACGAAGGCCATTTTAGAAGAGGATGGATTGAATTTATTCAATCAAATGACTGGTTATGGGGGATGTGGTTTACATGGGGATAGACAAGAGGGATCCAACTGTGATTCACATTGGGAAGGTTAA